One window from the genome of Actinoplanes teichomyceticus ATCC 31121 encodes:
- a CDS encoding helix-turn-helix domain-containing protein → MPKKHREPADPGSSPIAAFGFDLRLLRQQASLSYTAIAQASFFSKSAIHSVDQGHHLPSVSSLKAFVDACGDDPQPWIARRAVLAAQLAASKESPEKLSPREQGLPAPAPTALGTAAEFNDGLKRLREWSGLTYRMIAARSTPGARVAPSTLCGAFARGTLPRRNLTASFLQAIGLPDADQQAWLDAWQAIKDGQPVRVAAPAPLLPTVQDLLGAPPSDTISSNPWTTHRRARLILQSCPPPETTGLAATPHHGPDHATVPPPYEAEQDLLGCPPADAVSPGPWPAPNGRTSTTLRGSVATIPSSHGATSTNRRCPQQPKLRRTSPHGGVGSMDCSGNTHSTSSRSCWGTSTACLPPCGTSPTG, encoded by the coding sequence ATGCCGAAAAAGCATCGAGAGCCGGCGGATCCCGGCAGCAGCCCCATCGCCGCGTTCGGATTCGATCTACGCCTGCTGCGCCAGCAGGCCAGCCTGTCCTACACCGCGATCGCGCAGGCCTCGTTCTTCTCCAAGAGCGCGATCCACTCCGTCGACCAAGGTCATCATCTGCCCAGCGTGAGCAGCCTGAAAGCGTTCGTGGACGCCTGTGGCGACGATCCGCAGCCATGGATCGCGCGCCGCGCAGTGCTGGCAGCCCAGCTGGCGGCCAGCAAGGAATCACCGGAGAAACTGAGCCCCCGCGAACAAGGCCTGCCGGCGCCGGCACCCACCGCGCTCGGCACCGCGGCCGAGTTCAACGACGGGCTCAAGCGACTACGCGAGTGGTCCGGGCTGACCTACCGGATGATTGCCGCAAGAAGCACCCCGGGGGCTCGGGTCGCACCGTCCACCCTGTGCGGCGCGTTCGCCCGAGGCACCCTGCCACGCCGGAACCTGACCGCCAGCTTCTTGCAAGCCATCGGCCTACCCGACGCCGATCAGCAGGCCTGGCTCGACGCCTGGCAAGCGATCAAGGACGGCCAACCCGTCCGCGTCGCCGCGCCGGCACCCCTCCTGCCCACCGTGCAGGACCTGCTCGGCGCGCCACCCTCGGACACCATCTCGTCGAACCCGTGGACCACCCACCGGCGGGCCCGGCTGATCCTGCAGTCCTGCCCACCGCCGGAGACCACCGGCCTCGCGGCCACCCCGCACCACGGGCCTGACCACGCCACCGTGCCACCGCCCTACGAAGCTGAGCAGGACCTGCTCGGCTGCCCGCCCGCCGACGCCGTCTCACCAGGGCCCTGGCCCGCGCCGAATGGCAGAACATCGACAACGCTACGTGGGTCGGTGGCGACAATCCCGTCATCCCACGGCGCGACATCAACGAATCGGAGGTGCCCGCAGCAACCGAAACTCCGGCGAACATCGCCGCATGGTGGCGTGGGCTCAATGGACTGCAGCGGCAATACGCACTCGACAAGTTCCCGCAGCTGTTGGGGGACCTCGACGGCCTGCCTGCCACCGTGCGGGACCAGTCCAACCGGGTGA
- a CDS encoding quinone oxidoreductase family protein yields MEVAASGVNFLDVYHRQGRYTLPLLFTPGTEGTGTVVEIGPDVTDVAVGDRVGWVEIPGTYAEQAVVDASRLVPLPDGVDFEAAAAVLLQGMTAHYLVKDAYPVQPGDTVLVHAAAGGMGLLLTQLITHLGGRVIGTTSTPEKAQLAQRAGAAEVILYSAVNDLAAEVKRLNGGQGLPVVFDGVGRDTFEASLASLRTRGHLVLFGAASGAVPPFDPIRLAQGGSLTLTRPSLGHFIADRSELLRRATDVLEWVRIKALETTVTARYPLAEAAQAHRDLEARRTTGKLLVIP; encoded by the coding sequence GTGGAGGTCGCCGCGTCCGGCGTCAACTTCCTCGACGTCTACCACCGCCAGGGCCGGTACACCCTCCCGCTGCTTTTCACCCCGGGCACTGAGGGCACGGGCACCGTCGTCGAGATTGGACCAGACGTCACCGACGTCGCCGTGGGAGACCGGGTCGGCTGGGTGGAGATTCCCGGCACCTATGCCGAGCAGGCCGTCGTGGACGCCTCCCGGCTCGTGCCACTGCCCGACGGCGTCGACTTCGAGGCCGCCGCCGCCGTGCTACTGCAGGGCATGACGGCGCACTACCTCGTCAAAGACGCCTACCCGGTCCAGCCAGGCGACACGGTGCTCGTGCACGCTGCTGCCGGCGGCATGGGGCTTCTACTGACCCAGCTCATCACCCATCTCGGTGGCAGAGTGATCGGCACGACTTCGACACCGGAGAAGGCCCAGCTGGCGCAGCGCGCCGGGGCCGCCGAGGTGATCCTTTACTCCGCAGTGAACGACCTTGCGGCGGAGGTGAAGCGGCTCAATGGCGGCCAGGGCCTGCCTGTCGTCTTCGACGGCGTCGGCAGGGACACCTTCGAGGCAAGCCTCGCCAGCCTGCGAACCCGCGGCCACCTGGTGCTCTTCGGCGCCGCGAGTGGTGCCGTGCCACCCTTCGACCCCATCCGGCTCGCCCAGGGCGGTTCGCTGACCCTGACCCGGCCGAGCCTCGGGCACTTCATCGCCGATCGATCCGAGCTGCTCCGGCGCGCCACCGACGTGCTTGAATGGGTGCGCATCAAGGCGCTTGAGACCACCGTGACGGCCCGCTACCCGCTCGCCGAGGCCGCCCAGGCTCACCGCGATCTGGAGGCTCGGCGTACCACCGGCAAGCTACTCGTCATCCCGTAG
- a CDS encoding nucleotidyltransferase domain-containing protein — MINSLDQAATSACATYLEIADRRAPGLVEGLYLQGSIALGDYQAGVSDIDFVAVTSSTPDPGQVRAIHGQLRRHGRKPFFDGLYVSRDELRSDPATLPGGIAVHEWRVKTASPFERNLVTWHVLAQAGVAVRGPAVDKLDIYTDWQALAQATRRNLDEFWVPWAAQAAWSPAGLTAWGTTWGVLGVARLRHTLAAARITTKTEAAAYATATYDQRWHPIIQEALRIRVGGPPVYRNPLRRRADMLGFMREALRG, encoded by the coding sequence GTGATCAATTCCTTGGACCAGGCGGCGACTTCAGCGTGCGCGACCTATCTGGAGATCGCGGACCGGCGCGCGCCGGGCCTCGTGGAGGGTTTGTACCTGCAAGGCTCGATCGCGTTGGGCGATTACCAGGCTGGTGTCAGTGACATCGACTTCGTCGCCGTCACCAGCTCGACGCCCGACCCTGGCCAGGTGCGCGCTATCCACGGGCAGTTGCGGCGGCATGGTCGCAAGCCATTCTTCGATGGTCTCTACGTCAGCCGCGATGAACTGCGGTCGGACCCCGCGACGCTGCCGGGCGGCATCGCGGTCCACGAGTGGCGGGTCAAGACGGCGTCGCCGTTCGAGCGCAACCTCGTCACGTGGCACGTGCTGGCCCAAGCCGGCGTGGCGGTGCGTGGCCCGGCGGTGGACAAACTTGACATCTACACCGACTGGCAGGCGTTGGCCCAGGCCACCCGGCGCAACCTCGACGAGTTCTGGGTCCCCTGGGCCGCCCAAGCGGCCTGGTCCCCGGCCGGGTTGACGGCATGGGGCACCACCTGGGGCGTCCTCGGCGTCGCCCGGCTGAGGCACACACTCGCCGCTGCGCGGATCACCACGAAAACGGAAGCCGCCGCCTACGCCACGGCCACGTACGACCAGCGGTGGCACCCCATCATTCAGGAGGCGCTACGCATCCGGGTCGGCGGTCCACCGGTATACCGCAACCCGTTGCGCCGCCGTGCCGACATGCTCGGGTTCATGCGTGAGGCGCTGCGCGGCTGA
- a CDS encoding ATP-binding protein has translation MEPEQICPDDARDVVAFLAMLLRLRQRSGLTYRQLEQRAREIGDVLPRSTAADMTRRHTLPRADQLAAFVRACGDGARVESWLAARHRLVGRSASVDGARPPSPGERHPDSTASAPVARDYAEKLLGAGRPGEAVSLLARVVSDAPADDESRRLLVLALHADGRTGDAARICQEGVDAARARGADSAHLAALHRLVVDQQLPVIHAKRPRPAPPRMLPSDPARFVGRDRQLASAAACLSSAPDRRSMIVLITGTAGVGKTSFGIRLAHHVAGHFPDGQLFIDLHGFSPRQTPVAPVDAIGDLLAALQVPAHAVPATLPGRIALYRSLLAGRRILVLLDNAGDADQVRPLLPTPAGCAAVVTSRSVLTSLVTTDGAQPLTLDVLTPAEARELLAQRVGTARVTGDRAAVEEIVDRCARLPLALSVVAARAAARPDFTIRSLATELRDAGDVLDVLRGGDIGTDVRAVLSWSYRGLSSAAARLFRLLALHVGPDIGVAAVASLAGVALREATSLMAELTANHLVTESQPGRYTWHDLLRGYAEELVETEPAAQCRAALRRLLDHYMHTAYTADRALWPQRHDIPPPPPAADVIVQAHTESAAAMRWFTTEQAALRAAVAHAPSVGLPAHGWHLARNMSTFLYRRGRWSDLVTIHRTAVTAAERAGERGWQAQLHREMALAYAQLDSCPAARTHLSIAADLFHQLGDVRGQAETQIALGWVCEVEGDYPAALQHDEAALRLYRSMDDHSGEARARNAVGWDCVRLGRYHDAIVHCREALNLQQALNSRPGQARAWDSLGFAHYHLGEHATAIGCYDTALEFHRQDGDRYSEAETLLHLGDAHDAEDTAPAAAAAWRAALHILTDLEHPDARLAWARLHAGAPLRTATP, from the coding sequence GTGGAGCCTGAGCAGATCTGTCCCGATGATGCCCGCGATGTCGTCGCCTTCCTGGCGATGCTGCTCCGGCTCCGGCAGCGGTCCGGCCTCACGTACCGCCAACTGGAGCAACGAGCCCGTGAGATAGGCGACGTACTGCCGCGCAGCACCGCGGCCGACATGACCCGCAGGCACACCCTGCCCAGGGCGGACCAGCTTGCCGCGTTCGTTCGCGCCTGCGGTGACGGTGCCCGCGTCGAATCGTGGCTGGCCGCCCGGCATCGGCTCGTCGGGCGATCCGCGTCCGTTGACGGCGCCCGCCCGCCGTCTCCCGGCGAGCGGCACCCGGACTCGACCGCCTCCGCGCCGGTGGCCCGCGACTACGCCGAGAAGCTGCTCGGTGCCGGTCGGCCGGGTGAGGCGGTCTCGCTGCTGGCGCGGGTGGTCAGTGACGCCCCGGCCGACGACGAGTCGCGGCGACTGCTCGTGCTGGCGCTGCACGCCGATGGGCGTACCGGCGATGCGGCTCGGATTTGCCAAGAGGGCGTCGACGCAGCCCGTGCCCGGGGCGCGGACTCGGCGCACCTGGCCGCCCTGCACCGCCTCGTCGTCGACCAGCAGCTGCCGGTGATCCACGCCAAGCGTCCACGACCAGCCCCGCCACGGATGCTCCCGTCGGACCCGGCCCGGTTCGTCGGCCGTGACAGGCAACTGGCCAGCGCGGCTGCGTGCCTGAGCAGCGCGCCGGACCGCAGGTCGATGATCGTGCTGATCACCGGCACGGCGGGCGTCGGCAAGACGAGCTTCGGCATCCGGCTCGCCCACCACGTCGCTGGCCACTTCCCCGACGGCCAGCTCTTCATCGACCTGCACGGCTTCTCACCTCGGCAGACCCCGGTGGCGCCCGTCGACGCGATCGGTGACCTGCTTGCCGCCCTGCAGGTGCCAGCCCACGCGGTACCGGCGACTTTACCCGGACGTATCGCTCTGTACCGCAGCCTGCTGGCCGGTCGCCGGATCCTCGTCCTGCTGGACAACGCCGGTGACGCCGACCAGGTCCGGCCGTTGCTGCCCACCCCGGCCGGGTGCGCCGCCGTCGTCACCAGCCGCAGCGTTCTCACCAGCCTGGTCACCACGGACGGCGCCCAGCCGCTGACCCTCGACGTCCTGACGCCGGCCGAGGCCCGGGAGTTGCTCGCCCAGCGCGTCGGCACGGCGCGGGTCACCGGTGATCGGGCCGCGGTCGAGGAGATCGTCGACCGATGCGCCCGGCTGCCGCTGGCGCTGTCCGTCGTGGCCGCTCGCGCCGCGGCACGACCCGATTTCACCATCCGATCGCTAGCCACCGAGTTGCGCGACGCCGGCGACGTCCTGGACGTGCTGCGCGGCGGTGACATCGGCACCGACGTACGCGCGGTCCTCTCCTGGTCGTACCGTGGTCTGAGCAGTGCCGCGGCCCGGTTGTTCCGGTTGCTGGCCCTGCACGTCGGTCCGGACATCGGTGTCGCCGCCGTGGCCAGCCTGGCCGGCGTCGCGCTGCGTGAGGCGACGTCCCTGATGGCCGAGCTGACGGCGAACCATCTCGTCACCGAATCGCAGCCCGGCCGCTACACCTGGCACGATCTGCTACGCGGCTACGCCGAGGAACTGGTGGAGACCGAACCCGCGGCGCAATGCCGGGCGGCGCTGCGGCGGCTGCTCGACCACTACATGCACACGGCATACACCGCCGACCGGGCCCTCTGGCCACAACGCCACGACATCCCCCCGCCGCCGCCCGCCGCCGACGTGATCGTGCAGGCGCACACCGAGTCAGCCGCGGCCATGCGCTGGTTCACCACCGAACAGGCCGCACTCCGGGCCGCGGTGGCCCACGCCCCGAGCGTCGGGCTGCCGGCACACGGCTGGCATCTGGCCCGAAATATGAGCACGTTCTTGTACCGTCGCGGGCGGTGGTCCGACCTGGTCACCATACATCGAACGGCGGTCACAGCTGCGGAGCGCGCGGGTGAGCGCGGATGGCAGGCGCAGTTACACCGAGAGATGGCACTCGCGTACGCGCAGCTCGACAGCTGCCCGGCCGCGCGTACCCACCTGAGCATCGCGGCCGACCTGTTCCACCAGCTCGGCGATGTCCGTGGGCAGGCCGAGACGCAGATCGCCCTCGGCTGGGTGTGTGAGGTCGAGGGCGACTACCCCGCGGCGCTGCAGCACGACGAAGCCGCCCTGCGCCTGTACCGTTCGATGGACGATCACTCCGGCGAGGCCCGAGCCCGCAACGCCGTCGGCTGGGACTGCGTCAGGCTCGGCCGGTATCACGATGCGATCGTCCACTGCCGCGAGGCCCTAAACCTGCAGCAGGCTCTCAACTCACGTCCGGGACAGGCTCGGGCATGGGACAGCCTCGGTTTCGCCCACTATCACCTCGGCGAGCACGCCACCGCCATCGGCTGCTACGACACCGCACTGGAATTCCACCGACAGGACGGTGACCGGTACAGCGAAGCGGAGACACTGCTGCACCTGGGTGACGCCCACGACGCGGAGGACACCGCCCCAGCCGCGGCCGCCGCGTGGCGCGCGGCGTTGCACATCCTCACCGACCTCGAGCACCCGGACGCACGACTAGCCTGGGCACGCCTACACGCCGGGGCTCCCCTGCGAACGGCCACTCCCTAA
- a CDS encoding alpha/beta hydrolase, which translates to MQDALDGIKAIHDRIAAPGPAVYLLKFSTEGRGRAVVAINNPDTADNVITYVPGTFAKLGEGTATDIERSHKMVADAGLAAPSKKTSSITWEGYDAPQSLIPGAAESGFADDAAPDLRRFQTGLRASTHAHLTVLGHSYGTTVVGFTARDTAGIQADDIVFVASPGVGVAYAVQLNGVPLGHVWATTAVFDIIRIVPDVRYGYSPVDPQFGAHQFTMDWNPLDGHTTYWDGTYDDNPARRGIAAIATSKYSSVQ; encoded by the coding sequence ATGCAGGACGCTCTTGACGGGATCAAGGCCATCCATGACCGTATCGCCGCACCCGGGCCCGCGGTTTACCTGCTGAAATTCAGCACCGAGGGTCGTGGCCGAGCGGTCGTCGCCATCAACAACCCGGACACCGCTGACAACGTCATCACCTATGTCCCCGGCACCTTCGCCAAGCTCGGCGAGGGCACCGCTACCGACATTGAACGCTCGCACAAGATGGTCGCGGATGCAGGCCTCGCCGCGCCGAGCAAGAAGACGTCGTCGATCACCTGGGAAGGCTATGACGCCCCGCAGTCTCTGATACCCGGAGCAGCAGAAAGCGGATTCGCCGACGACGCGGCACCGGACCTTCGCCGCTTCCAGACCGGCCTGCGCGCGAGTACCCATGCCCACCTCACCGTGCTCGGGCACAGCTACGGAACGACCGTGGTCGGGTTCACCGCCAGGGACACGGCCGGTATTCAGGCCGACGACATCGTCTTCGTCGCCAGTCCCGGCGTGGGCGTCGCGTACGCTGTGCAACTCAACGGCGTACCACTCGGACACGTCTGGGCGACAACGGCCGTCTTCGACATCATCCGCATCGTCCCCGACGTGCGATACGGGTACAGCCCCGTCGACCCGCAATTCGGGGCACACCAATTCACAATGGATTGGAATCCGCTCGACGGCCACACCACCTACTGGGACGGCACGTACGACGACAACCCAGCTCGTCGGGGGATCGCCGCCATCGCAACAAGCAAGTACTCGTCAGTCCAGTAG